The genomic region GGCGGCCACATCATCGCCCCGCGCCTGGGCGTCCAGGCGCGCCCGCACGCTGGCGGCCATGCCGCCCTGCATGGGCTCAGCCGTCACCACGACGCCGGCCACGGCACCCCCGTCCAGGTTGCGCACGGCGCCGCCGAGGACGGCGCCCGTCTCGCGCTGCGGTTCGGGCAGGGGGCTGACGCCCTGCTGGGTGTTGCAGGCGCCCAGCAGCAGCGTCGCGGCCAGGAGGAACGGCGCCATCAGGCGGCCCGGGCGGAGAAGGGGCGAAGTCGACATCGGGAACTCCCGCTGGTTCGTGGTTGATGAACAGATGATGCCCATGACTCAGCGCACCCGGACAAATGGCCGCGTCACCACGGCGCCACCGGCCTCCAGGCGCAGGTAGTAGCGGCCCGCGGGCACCTCGAAGCCCTGCGTGTCGCGGAAATCCCAGTCGAGCGTGCGTTCGCCGGCAGCCGCGTCGGCGTCGGCCCAGGCGCGCACGCGCCGACCGGCGACGTCGTAGACCGCCAGTGATGCGGCGCCGGGCGCACCCAGGCGAAGGCGGAAGCTCACTTGCCCGTGCGCGGGGTTGGGCCAAGGGGCATCGATGCCGGTCGTCGGCAACTGCGCCGCGATGTCGATGCCGCTGGCCGAGTCCGTCACCACGACGTCGCGCACCAGCCCGATGCGATAGTCGTCCACGCGGACATCCAGGTGGTAGGTGCCGGCCGGCACATTGTCGATGCACCAGGCGCCGGCGGCATCGCTGGCGGCATGGAGGCCCGTGTCCGACCAGTCGGTCAGGCGCAGGAAGACGCCCGCGCGTTCGACCGGGGCCAGGGTCAGCGCATCGCGGACCGTGCCGCAAAGCGTGCCCGCGATGGCGGGCGCAGCCACGAGGGCCAGGCTGCAGGCCAGAATCATCTTCAAGGTCATGATTCCCAACGGTTTCGTCGGGGTGGGCGTTGAGCCGCCCGGCGGGGCGCCTCGCGATGCGACGAAACCATACCAGATTCATCGGCCATATCTCAAGGGTCTTCGGGGCGAACACCTGAAAGAAGCGCGGCGTCCGCTTTCGCGAACGCCGCGGCTTTCGTTTCCAGGGCCGGCCCTTTCGGGTTCAGCCGTCGAGGGCCGCACCGTTCGAGAGGATGACGTCGCTGTAGAAGCGCCCGCTGTCCTTGATGGTGCGGGCCTGGGTGGCGGGGTCCACGTGCGCCAGGCCGAAGGTCTTGGCGTAGCCGCAGGCCCACTCGAAGTTGTCCAGCAGCGACCAGGCGAAGTAGCCGCGCACGTCGACGCCGTCGGCGATGGCGTCGCGGATCGCTCCCAGGTGAGAGCGCAGGTATGCCGTACGCAGGGGGTCGCGCACGCGTCCGTCCGTATCGACCGGCGGGTCGGCGAATGCGGCGCCGTTCTCGGTGATGTAGATGGGCAGTTCGCCGTAGCGGCTGCGGATCCAGTTGAGCACCTGCCGGAAGCTCTCGGGGCGCACTTCCCAGCCGGTCTCGGTGTAGAGGGCGCCGGCCTGGCGAACGGGAGCGGCGCCGGTAGGCGCGGCGTCGGCGTCGGCGCGGTTGACCGAGCGCGTGTAGTAGTTCAGGCCGAGGAAGTCGATGGGCTCGCCGATCACCGCGAAATCGCCGGAGGGGAACGTCGGCCAGGCGTTGCCGAACATCTCCTTCATCTCGTCGGGGTAGCGCCCCAGGCGGAGCGGGTCCAGGTACCAGCGGTTCATGTAGGCGTCGGCGCGCCGTGTCGCGTCCAGGTCGGCAGGCGCGTCGCTGGCCGGGTCCTTCGGCTCCAGGTTGACGACGATACCGATGTTGCCGGAAGCCTCGGCCCGCAGGCAGCGCACGGCCAGGCCGTGTCCGCGCAGCAGGTTGTGGGCCGCCTGCGCTGCGGCAGCCAGGTCGCGCCGGCCGGGCGCGTGCACCCCGTGTACGTAGCCGCCGTCGACCACGACCCAAGGCTCGTTCAGCGTCATCCAGTTCGTGACCCGGTCGCCCAGGCGTGCGAACACCACGCGCGCATAGTCGGCGAACCACTCGGCGCAATCGCGCTCGGCCCAGCCGCCACGTTCGTCCAGGGCGTAGGGAAGATCCCAGTGGAACAGCGTCGGCAGCGGCGTGATGCCGGCCTTGAGCAGGCCGTCGACCAGGCGGTCGTAGAAGTCGAGGCCCGCCGTGTTCACGCGCCCGGTTCCCTCGGGCAGCACGCGGCTCCACGACAGGCTGAACCGGTAGGCCTGCAGCTGCAGCTCGCGCATCAGCGCGATGTCCTGCGGCCAGCGACGGTAGTGGTCGCAGGCGATGTCGCCGTTGTCCCCGCCGGCAATGCGCCCGGGCAGGTGCGAGAACATGTGCCAGTTGCTGGCGCCGGCGCCGTCGGCCAGCGGCGAACCCTCGATCTGGTAGGCGGAAGTGGCCGCGCCCCAGAGGAAGCCGCCCGGAAACGTGCTGCTCATGCCGTGGTGCCGCCCTCGCCCAGGGTGATCTCGACCCGATGCCGCGCGCCGTCGCGCCTGAGGGGCACGCGCGCGCGCCCGGCGCAGGGGACCAGTGACTCTCCGTCCATCGTCACGGCGACAACGGCGGCACTGCAGCCGCCCGGGTTCGCGACGACGATCTCATAGGTCGTACGGTCGCCGGGCAGTCGCCATTCGACGCTGAACCGCGGCCAGTCGTCGGGAACGCAGGGAGCCACGACCAGCACTTCGCCTTCTTCGAGCTGCACGCCCAGCACCGACTCCAGCGCCACGCGCTGCAGCCAGCCGGACGAGCCGGTGTACCACGTCCAGCCGCCGCGCCCCACGTGCGGTTCGGCCCCGTAGACGTCGGCGGCCACCACGTAGGGTTCAACCAGATACCGCGCGCATCCGGCCGGGGTGGCCGCATGCAGCACGGGATTCAGGAGGTCCAGCAGTGCTGCGGCACGGTCGCGCCGGCCGAGTTGGGCCATCGCCCGTACGACCCACGTGGCCGCGTGCGTGTACTGGCCGCCGTTCTCGCGCACGCCGGCCACATAGCCGCGGATGTAACCCGGGTCGCGCGGCGTGTCGACGAACGGGGGCGTGAGCAGCCGCACCAGGCGCTCGTCGTCGCTGATGAGCTGCGACTCGACCTGGTCCATTGCCGCTTCGGCACGCTCGCTGGAGGCCACTCCCGAAAGCACGGACCAGGCCTGGGCCAGTGCATCGATGCGGCATTCGCGGTTCTCGTGCGAGCCCAGCGGCGCGCCGTCGTCGTAGTAGCCCCGGCGGTACCAGCCGCCGTCCCAGCCGCCGTCATTCAGGGATCCGGCCAGCTTCCCGCGATGAGCGCGGTACCTTGCTGCGCGCGCGTGGTCACCGCGGCGCTCGCAGAGCGGGGCAAAGGCGTCGATGATGCTGACCAGGAAGAAGCCCATCCAGGTGCTCTCGCCGCGGCCCTGGTGGCCGACGCGGTTCATGCCGTCGTTCCAGTCGCCGGTGCCGAACAGCGGCAGGCCGTGCGCGCCGACGGTCAGCGAGCGGTCCAGGGCGCGGCAACAGTGTTCGAACACGCTGCCTTGCTGTCCGCTGTCGGTGGCCCAGACGAAGACCTCGTCCTCGCCTTCGGGCAGCGGCCCGGCCGTGAGGTACGGCGCAGCCTCGTCGAACACGCCCCAGTCGCCGCTCTGGCGCGCGTACTCGCAGGCGATGTACGGCAGCCACAGCAGGTCGTCGGCGAAGCGCGTGCGGATGCCGGCCTCCAGCGGCGGGTGCCACCAGTGGAGTACATCGCCCTCGCTGAACTGGTGACCGGCGTGCAGCACCACCTGGCGGCGGGTCAGCTCCGGCCACATCGGCAGCAGGGAGAGCGAGTCCTGCAGCTGGTCGCGGTACCCGAAGGCGCCGCCCGACTGGTAGAAGGCCGAGCGACCCCGCACCCGGCACGACAGTGTCTGGTAGGCGAGCCAGCCGTTGAGCATCAGGTCGAGCGCCGGCGACGGCGTCGTCACCCGCAGCCCGCCCAGGCCGTCGCGCCAGAAGTCACGCGCCCGGGTCCAGGCTTCCTCGCACGCCCCGGGCTTCGACAGCGCCGACAACAGGGCCAGCGCGCCGTCCTCACCGCGTTCCTGGCCCAGCAGGAACGTGATCTCCGCCGACCGTCCGGCCGCGACCTCGAACACGGTCTGCAACGCGAAACAGGGCTCCAGGCCGCTGCCCGTGCGGCCGTCCAGTGCAGGGGCGCCCAATGCCGCCGGGCACGAGGCGTCGCGCCCGGATCCCAGGAACGCCGCACGGTCGGTCGTGACGTGCACGGCCGTCACCGGAGTCGACGCCACGGCGGCGGCGAACGCGACATGGTCCCCGAAGACACCCGCGGAACGGTTGCCGGCCAGCAGGGCGCCGCTTGCAGCGTCGCGTGAGGTGACCACCAGGCGACCGTCCTGCGCCGCCAGTCCACCGAGCACCAGCTGGCTGCAGGCGAACAGCGACAGGCGCCGGGCGGAAGTTCCCGTATTGGTCACGCGCACGCGGCACAGGCGCACCGGGCGGTCGCGATCCACGAACACGGTCGTCTCGAGTTCGAGCTGCGCGGGGGCCGAGAGGTGCCTGAGGGTGCGCGTGTAGCCGAATCCGTGGCGCACTTCGCAGGCGCCGCCGCCGGCCACCGGTCCCGGCAGGCACGAAGCGACCGCGCCCGTCTGCTCGTCGCGCAGGTACAGGGCCTCGGACGGGGGATCGAGCACCGGGTCGTTGCTCCAGGGCGTCAGGCGGTTCTCGCGACTGTTGTCGCACCAGGCCGAGCCCAGGGCCGTTTCACTGATGATGCAGCCGAAGCGGTCGTTGGCGATCACGTTCGTCCACGGCAGCGGCGGCAGGTGCAGGCGGCCCTCGCCGTCGGGCTCGAGCCGGATCACGTATTCGCTGCCGTCGGCATTGAAGCCGCCGCAGCCGTTGAAGAAGCGCAGTGTCTCGTCACGCGGCAGGAGAGCGGGACCCTGCCAGGCCGGCAGCGCCGCGGCAGGGAGCCGTGCGCCTGCGCCCGGCAACGCCGGCAGTCCGTCGCTGATGACCAGGCGGGCAAATGCCTCCAGCGCCTCGGCGTCGCCGCCGGTCAGCTCGGGGGCGGTCGAGATATCGACCAGCCGGATCGGCAGGCCCAGTTCGAGCCAGAACGCGTGCAGGGTCGCCAGTCTTGTAACCGTTTTCGGTTGGGCGGTAGCCGACCGGACGACCACCAGCGTGTCGCCGGCGCCCAGTCCCAGTTTCGCCAGGGCAGGGCGCACACCCTCGCCGCGGGCCAGGGCCCCGGCCGGGGCCCGCAGGCGCGGATCGCCTTCGAGGATCGCGGCCGCCAGTTCGCGCGCGGCGGCGTCCTCGGCCGGCGTCCAGCCGCGCGTTGCAGCATCGGAAGCCGCACGTTCCGCGGCAGCGGCGAAGGCGGCGTCGACCGCCGCCGGGTCGGACGCGAGCTGCGCCAGGGCCAGCGCTGCCGCGCGATCGTCGCCGACGCCGAGCAGGAACGTGAACGTGGCCGTGGCGTCCGGCGCCAGCGTGCAACCGCGACGCAGGCTGGCCACCGGATCGAGCACATTTCCCGTGTTTCCGCCGAGAATCGCACCGGGCGCCAGCGCCGCCGGTTCGTCGCGATGACGGCCGCGCCCGCGCCACTGCAGGCGGTCGGTCTCCCATTGCAACGGACCCTCGCCGGCCAACACATGCACCAGCACGGGCCAGGACTCCTGCGGCGAGCGCTGGCGGCGCCGCGCCAGGATGGCGCCCAGCGCAGGCTCGGCCTCGGTCTGGATGAAGAGCTTGGAGAATCCCGGATGCGCGGCGTGCGCGGCCGGCTCGTTCAACACGAGCTCGGCCAGCGACGTGACGTCGAGCCGCCGCGTCCGCGACGACCGGTTGACCAGGACCAGGCGCCGCAGTTCGGCGCGACGTCCGGGGATCACGCAGGTGGTCAGCGAAGCTTCGATTTCGTCCTGCCGGTGGTCCAGCCGCACAGCACCGTTTTCATAGGTCGACCCGGCCACCCGGCTCCCGCCGGCAGGGTTGCCGAGGCGCCAGCAGGTTCCCGCGTCGAGGTCGCGCACATAAAAAAGGAGGCCGTCGCGAGTGCCCGGTTCGGGCTGGGCGCCGGTCGTCAGCGCCACGTTGCCGGCCTGCGAGAAACCCGTGCCGTCGGCTCGGCTGAAAACCATGTAACGCGATTGTTGAACTGGGGATGGCCCGCCGAGCACCACGGCAGAAAAAACCAGCCCGCCGCCGGGGCGGGCAACATTCGTTGATGGATTAGGCAAGGCCTGGTGCCTCCTGGCGGCAGCGGGACGGCGCCACACGGCGCCGGGCATGGCGTGAATCCTACGTTGTCCGGGGCGGGTTTGTCAAAGAGGGCTTGACACGATCCCCGGAAGTATGAAACCGTTTACATCGGAAGCGGACGAAGGAGCGTCAGCGCGGCTGGATCGGCTGGAGTGGGGGGATGCCCCGCCGGCGCCGGAGGATCGGCGGGCGGGGACAGCAGGCGGGACCAACTTGGCCACGATTCGTGATGTCGCCCGTGTCGCCGGCGTTTCCATCGCCACCGTCTCCCGGGTCTTCAACAACCACACGCTGGTGAACCCCGATACGGCCAGTCGCGTGCTCGAGGTGGCTTCCCAGCTCGAATACTGGCCCAACGGCGCCGCGCAGAGCCTGACCACCAGGCGAACGCATACGCTGGGTGTCATGCTCCCGGAACTCTTCGGCGAGTTCTATTCGGAAGTCATCCGCGGCATCGATCGCCAGTCCCGCTCCCACGACTACCAGATCCTCCTTTCCAGCTCCCATTCGAACGGCGAAGAAGTCCTCATTGCGGGCCGGGCCATGCTCGGTCGCATCGACGGGCTCATCATGATGGCGCCGGACGAAGCTTCGATTGAAACCGTCGAACGTGTGCGCCGGCGGGTGCCCGTGGTGCTGCTGAACCCGCGCGTGGAAGTTGAAGGCTGCTGTTCGGTGGCCTTCGAAAACTTCAGCGGGGCGCGCGCCGCCGTGGCCCACCTGGTCGGTCTCGGCCACCGCGATATCGCCATGATCGCCGGCCCGCAGGGCAACGTCGACGCCGAGGAGCGCACCCGGGGGTTCCGGAAGGCGCTGGCGGACGCCGACCTGGATCCCGACGCGGCGCTGGTCATCCAGGGGGACTTCCGCGAATCGACCGGCTACGAGGCCGGCGTGGCCATCCTGAGCCACCGGCCGCGGCCGACGGCCGTGTTCGCGGCCAACGACGGCATGGCCGTGGGCCTGCTGGCGGCGCTGCGGGCGGCGGGTCGGCGCGTCCCGCGC from bacterium harbors:
- a CDS encoding LacI family DNA-binding transcriptional regulator; amino-acid sequence: MATIRDVARVAGVSIATVSRVFNNHTLVNPDTASRVLEVASQLEYWPNGAAQSLTTRRTHTLGVMLPELFGEFYSEVIRGIDRQSRSHDYQILLSSSHSNGEEVLIAGRAMLGRIDGLIMMAPDEASIETVERVRRRVPVVLLNPRVEVEGCCSVAFENFSGARAAVAHLVGLGHRDIAMIAGPQGNVDAEERTRGFRKALADADLDPDAALVIQGDFRESTGYEAGVAILSHRPRPTAVFAANDGMAVGLLAALRAAGRRVPRDIAVVGFDDIAMAGYLNPPLTTVHVDACGLGQRAVDLMMGAMEAGSAGGSLRQLLPAVLTVRQSCGADVAGTGIFEEAAGGAGPVRRVRK
- a CDS encoding beta-glucosidase codes for the protein MSSTFPGGFLWGAATSAYQIEGSPLADGAGASNWHMFSHLPGRIAGGDNGDIACDHYRRWPQDIALMRELQLQAYRFSLSWSRVLPEGTGRVNTAGLDFYDRLVDGLLKAGITPLPTLFHWDLPYALDERGGWAERDCAEWFADYARVVFARLGDRVTNWMTLNEPWVVVDGGYVHGVHAPGRRDLAAAAQAAHNLLRGHGLAVRCLRAEASGNIGIVVNLEPKDPASDAPADLDATRRADAYMNRWYLDPLRLGRYPDEMKEMFGNAWPTFPSGDFAVIGEPIDFLGLNYYTRSVNRADADAAPTGAAPVRQAGALYTETGWEVRPESFRQVLNWIRSRYGELPIYITENGAAFADPPVDTDGRVRDPLRTAYLRSHLGAIRDAIADGVDVRGYFAWSLLDNFEWACGYAKTFGLAHVDPATQARTIKDSGRFYSDVILSNGAALDG
- a CDS encoding carboxypeptidase regulatory-like domain-containing protein, translated to MKMILACSLALVAAPAIAGTLCGTVRDALTLAPVERAGVFLRLTDWSDTGLHAASDAAGAWCIDNVPAGTYHLDVRVDDYRIGLVRDVVVTDSASGIDIAAQLPTTGIDAPWPNPAHGQVSFRLRLGAPGAASLAVYDVAGRRVRAWADADAAAGERTLDWDFRDTQGFEVPAGRYYLRLEAGGAVVTRPFVRVR
- a CDS encoding glycosyl transferase produces the protein MVFSRADGTGFSQAGNVALTTGAQPEPGTRDGLLFYVRDLDAGTCWRLGNPAGGSRVAGSTYENGAVRLDHRQDEIEASLTTCVIPGRRAELRRLVLVNRSSRTRRLDVTSLAELVLNEPAAHAAHPGFSKLFIQTEAEPALGAILARRRQRSPQESWPVLVHVLAGEGPLQWETDRLQWRGRGRHRDEPAALAPGAILGGNTGNVLDPVASLRRGCTLAPDATATFTFLLGVGDDRAAALALAQLASDPAAVDAAFAAAAERAASDAATRGWTPAEDAAARELAAAILEGDPRLRAPAGALARGEGVRPALAKLGLGAGDTLVVVRSATAQPKTVTRLATLHAFWLELGLPIRLVDISTAPELTGGDAEALEAFARLVISDGLPALPGAGARLPAAALPAWQGPALLPRDETLRFFNGCGGFNADGSEYVIRLEPDGEGRLHLPPLPWTNVIANDRFGCIISETALGSAWCDNSRENRLTPWSNDPVLDPPSEALYLRDEQTGAVASCLPGPVAGGGACEVRHGFGYTRTLRHLSAPAQLELETTVFVDRDRPVRLCRVRVTNTGTSARRLSLFACSQLVLGGLAAQDGRLVVTSRDAASGALLAGNRSAGVFGDHVAFAAAVASTPVTAVHVTTDRAAFLGSGRDASCPAALGAPALDGRTGSGLEPCFALQTVFEVAAGRSAEITFLLGQERGEDGALALLSALSKPGACEEAWTRARDFWRDGLGGLRVTTPSPALDLMLNGWLAYQTLSCRVRGRSAFYQSGGAFGYRDQLQDSLSLLPMWPELTRRQVVLHAGHQFSEGDVLHWWHPPLEAGIRTRFADDLLWLPYIACEYARQSGDWGVFDEAAPYLTAGPLPEGEDEVFVWATDSGQQGSVFEHCCRALDRSLTVGAHGLPLFGTGDWNDGMNRVGHQGRGESTWMGFFLVSIIDAFAPLCERRGDHARAARYRAHRGKLAGSLNDGGWDGGWYRRGYYDDGAPLGSHENRECRIDALAQAWSVLSGVASSERAEAAMDQVESQLISDDERLVRLLTPPFVDTPRDPGYIRGYVAGVRENGGQYTHAATWVVRAMAQLGRRDRAAALLDLLNPVLHAATPAGCARYLVEPYVVAADVYGAEPHVGRGGWTWYTGSSGWLQRVALESVLGVQLEEGEVLVVAPCVPDDWPRFSVEWRLPGDRTTYEIVVANPGGCSAAVVAVTMDGESLVPCAGRARVPLRRDGARHRVEITLGEGGTTA